The Gemmatimonas aurantiaca T-27 DNA segment AAGCTGTCGCGGCGATGCACGATCACCACTTCACTCGCGAACTTGGTGAGATACATGGCCTCTTCCATAGCGGTATCTCCACCTCCCACCACGATCAGTCGCTTCTGCCGATAGAACGGCATGGCACCATCACATACCGCACACGCCGACACACCGCCGCCGGACTGCGCGAGACGCATTTCGCTCTCCAGTCCGATCCACTTGGCAGCGGCGCCCGTGGCCACGATCACGGTGTGTGCCGTAAGCGGCTCGGCATAGTTCGGCGTGATGCGGAACGGGCGCTGCGAGAAGTCGACCGACTTGACCAGCTCGGAAACGACGCGCGCTCCATGGTGCACCGCCTGCGCCTTGATGCGATCCATCAGCTCCGGACCGCTCACGGCTTCGGGAAATCCCGGAAAGTTTTCGATGTCGGTGGTGAGCATGAGCTGTCCACCTGGCAGCTCAGTACCGACCGGTTCCCCTTCGAACACCAGCGGATTGAGATTGGCGCGGGCAGCGTAGATGGCGGCCGTCCAGGCGGCCGGGCCGCTGCCGATGATGACGAGATTTTCGGTGCGCGTATCGGTCATGGCTGCAAAAAGAAGGAATCGCGCGTTCAGTCGAGGGCCAGTACGCCGAGCGCGCCGTGACAATGGGACATGGTGCCGACGAGTACGCGGCACGGGCCTTCCCCGCCCCACGCACTCACACGCACATCGGCCTCGGCGATCGCGGCGGCATCGATCATCCCGACGCCGTACGTGCGATGTACGCAGTGAAAACTAACTGCTCCGCGAAGCGTCGGCCGGCGCGGTTCGCCCGGAACAGCGCTAGCCACGGTGGGGATCCGACCGATGGCCACGGGCATGCTCCAGTCGCGGGGTGCCTTGATCGCCGGACAACTGGCCGGTTCGATGCAATTGACCGGACACATCCAGGTGGCAAAGGACACGTAGTGCCGCCCATCCGGCGCTGCCCGCTGCCATGGTGTTTCGGGATCCACATCGAGCGGATCAACGCGCATGCCGCGTCCTGGCCAGCGGGCAGCCGCGCGCCGCATGAGCCAGTCGAGGCACACGTGTGGCATGAGCGGTGACGGGACCATGGCATCCTGACGAAGCGCTGTTGGTCCTTCGTCGAGCCATTCGTCGAGGAAGTCGTCCCATGCGGCCACCCGCAGTCGCACGGGGAGCTCGCCGTAAGCGCCTTCGTGCATGCGCGTCGCTACGGTGCAATCCGCATTCCGATCCACCACCACCACCTCGTGCACCTGCAGCGCACCACGCGCGTGCGCGCGGCCGATCTGCTGCGTGTACCAGCTACCGTAACAGCCACCACCGATCACGATGATGCGGCCGAAGACGAGCGGTGAATCCCCACGCGGCATCGTCGCGCTCGTCCGGCTCAGCGCCGCAGGTGGCGTCCGCCGTCGACACGCAGCACTTCGCCCGTGACGTAGGTGGCGTCCACCAGATAGTGAATGGCGTGCACCACATCATCGGGTGTGCCACTGCGGGCCAACGGTACATCGGCGAGAAAGCGCTGCAAGGCCGCGTCGCTCATGTGATCGGGTGCGAGTACCAGTCCTGGTGCGACGGCATTCACGCGAATGCGCGGGGCAAGCGCGGCGGCCATCGTGCTGACCAGTGTAGTCACCGCGGCCTTGGTGACCTGATGCGGAATGAGGTCGGGGTACAGCGTTTCGAACGCGAGATGATCCGACATCTGCACGATCACACCGCCATCACGCAGCAGCGGCGCCGCGGCCTGCATGAGAAAAAACGGGGCGCGCAGGTTCACCGCTTCGGTATGCGCCCATTGTGCTGGCGTCACCGCATCGAATGCGACGAACTCCATCACCGACGCCGAACTCACGACGACATCGAGCGCACCAAAATGCCCCCGCGCCGCTTCCACGATGCGCGCCGGTGCGTCGGGCTCGCGCAAATCCCCCTGCACGATCTCGACCCGCACGCCGTACTCCTGCATGAGCTGCGCGGCCAGGCTCGCCGCGGCTTCCGGCGATTGCCCATGATGCACCAACACATCGTAGCCGCGCGATGCCATGCCGCGCACAATGGCCGCTCCCACACGTCGTGCGCCGCCAGTCACCAATGCCGTGCGACGCGCGACGTTCATGGGTCAGACCGCCGTGAGTCTGGACGCAATGCGGGCTTCCTGCATGCTGAGCCACGCCTTGGGCACCAGTTGCCCGCCCAGCTTGCGAGGGCCGTCGGTGGTGCCATGCCAATCCGATCCACCACTGGGCAACACACCCAACTGCGACACATGATCGAAGAGCCGCTGCACCAGGTACGGTGGATGACTGGGGTGCAACACCTCCACCCCGTCGAGTCCAACGTCCATCAGCTTGCGGATGCGGGGCTGCGTGGCCTGTTCACCGGGGTGCGCCCATACGGCGATGCCGCCGGCCCGATGCACCAGCGCGATGGCATCCGCCACATCGAAACGATCCTTCGCCATGTACGCCGGCCGGCCAAAGCCGATCCACTTGTCGAAGGCCTCGCGGAACTCGCGCACCCAACCACCGGCCAGCATGGCGCGGGCGACATGCGGACGCCCCACCGCACCGTCTCCCGCTTCGCGCAGGACGGCGTCCATCGTGATCGGCATGCCGTGGGCGTTGAGCACCGCCACAATGCGTTCCGCGCGCACGACGCGCTGCGCCTGCAACTCCCGGAGCGCACTGCGAATGGCATCGCGGTTGGCGATGTGCAGCCCCAGCAGATGTAGCTCTTCGTTTTCGAAGTGGGTGCTCAGTTCGACACCGGGCACGATGCGCACGCCGAGTGCTTCGCCGGCGGCGGTGGCTTCATCGAGACCATCGACGGTGTCGTGATCCGTGATGGCAATGGCCGCCAGTTGCGCATCATGCGCGGCCTGCACCACCACGGCCGGTGCCAGCGCCCCATCAGACGCCGTGGTGTGCACCTGCAGATCGACAAACGCTGGCGTCGACGCCGTGTGTCCTGCCTGATGTTCCTGTTGCTGGGCTACGACCGATATCACGACTGGGGTCACGGACGATAGCCAGCTTCGGGCGCGCGGGCGCTCGACTGCGACTGGCGAAACAGCGCCTTGAGCTGCGCTTCGCCGAGCTCCGCCAGCGACTGTTCGCGGGCGCGGGTGCGTTCCGGCGTGTAGCGCGTGACACGCACCTCGCGATCGTTCCCCTTGCCGGTCACGAAGATGAGTCCGAACTCATCACCGACAGACTGCGTGAGAAACCCCGATGGATAGACGTGCCAATCACGGCTGTCGATCCGGATCTGACGCGTGGGCATCTTCAACCTCCTCGTACTTCGCGCCAGTGGTCGGGCACATTCCCGGTACCGAGTAGCTGGGCCAGTGTGGCGGCGTCAGCGGCTTCGGTGAATTCGAGAAAGCGACCGGCTTCCATGGCGTGTTCAAAGACCCAAAAATGCGCCTGCGCTGCCGACGCGCTCTCAGAGCGCGCCGACAGCGCGGCGAGGTAGTCCGCACGCTCCGCATCCGAGACGCGGCGTTCCTGCATCGACAGCGTGCGTGGCATGTTGTGTTCAGCTCCGTTGGGGACCCGGATTCATACCCGGGGGAGCTGCCCCCGGTTCAGACGACCGCTTCGGTGACCGATTCGAGGGCCTTCTTGATATCGCCCATGAAACGATCCGCATCCGCGCCGTCGATGACCTTGTGATCGAAGGATAGCGAGAAATAGGCGCAGGTGCGGATGGCAATCGTGTCTTCGCCGTCCGCGCCCGTGATGACCTTGGGGCGCTTCTCGATGGCACCGAGGCAGAGGATCGCCGTGGTACCAACCGGAATGATCGGCGTGC contains these protein-coding regions:
- the trxB gene encoding thioredoxin-disulfide reductase, with product MTDTRTENLVIIGSGPAAWTAAIYAARANLNPLVFEGEPVGTELPGGQLMLTTDIENFPGFPEAVSGPELMDRIKAQAVHHGARVVSELVKSVDFSQRPFRITPNYAEPLTAHTVIVATGAAAKWIGLESEMRLAQSGGGVSACAVCDGAMPFYRQKRLIVVGGGDTAMEEAMYLTKFASEVVIVHRRDSFRASKVMANRVLTHPKVRVIWNSRVTEVVGSDFITGVRLEDVSTGATSELEAGGLFVAIGHTPNTRFLNGQLETTEHGYIKVAPWRTATTVDGVFAAGDVIDDYYRQAITSAGTGCMAALEAERWLAHHGIGESPVLETGESTISTAPGGHSA
- a CDS encoding SDR family oxidoreductase — translated: MNVARRTALVTGGARRVGAAIVRGMASRGYDVLVHHGQSPEAAASLAAQLMQEYGVRVEIVQGDLREPDAPARIVEAARGHFGALDVVVSSASVMEFVAFDAVTPAQWAHTEAVNLRAPFFLMQAAAPLLRDGGVIVQMSDHLAFETLYPDLIPHQVTKAAVTTLVSTMAAALAPRIRVNAVAPGLVLAPDHMSDAALQRFLADVPLARSGTPDDVVHAIHYLVDATYVTGEVLRVDGGRHLRR
- a CDS encoding PHP domain-containing protein, which translates into the protein MISVVAQQQEHQAGHTASTPAFVDLQVHTTASDGALAPAVVVQAAHDAQLAAIAITDHDTVDGLDEATAAGEALGVRIVPGVELSTHFENEELHLLGLHIANRDAIRSALRELQAQRVVRAERIVAVLNAHGMPITMDAVLREAGDGAVGRPHVARAMLAGGWVREFREAFDKWIGFGRPAYMAKDRFDVADAIALVHRAGGIAVWAHPGEQATQPRIRKLMDVGLDGVEVLHPSHPPYLVQRLFDHVSQLGVLPSGGSDWHGTTDGPRKLGGQLVPKAWLSMQEARIASRLTAV